A single window of Eleginops maclovinus isolate JMC-PN-2008 ecotype Puerto Natales chromosome 19, JC_Emac_rtc_rv5, whole genome shotgun sequence DNA harbors:
- the LOC134881978 gene encoding cytochrome P450 1B1-like has translation MIVYLQDNTMAQMDSEFGVKGSSIIREWSGQVQPALVASLVFLFCLEACLWVRNFRLKKRLPGPFAWPVVGNAMQLGQMPHITFAKLAKKYGNVYQIRLGCSDIVVLNGDRAIREALVLHSTEFAGRPNFVSFQAVSGGKSMTFTNYSKQWKIHRKIAQSTIRAFSSANSQTKKAFEQQIVAEATELVEIFLKVSAQGQYFNPGHELTVAAANVICALCFGKRYGHDDVEFRSLLQRVDKFGETVGAGSLVDVMPWLRSFPNPVRSMFNNFTDLNHEFFGFIQNKVDEHRETFDPEVTRDMSDAIIGMIDKADSDNGLTKGHTEATVSDLIGAGLDTVSTALHWILLLLAKHPDMQTKLHELIDKVVGRDRLPSVEDRSSLTYLDAFIYETMRFTSFVPITIPHCTTSDVTIEGLHIPKDTVVFINQWSINHDPLKWKDPHIFDPLRFVDKKGSLDKDLTNNVMIFSAGKRRCIGNQIAKVEIFLFFAILLHQCRFEKCDNDELPLNCSYGLTLKPLDYKITAKVRGH, from the coding sequence ATGATAGTCTACCTACAGGATAACACAATGGCTCAAATGGACTCAGAGTTTGGTGTGAAAGGCAGCAGCATCATCAGGGAATGGAGTGGACAGGTCCAGCCTGCTCTCGTCGCCTCCTTAGTTTTCCTCTTCTGCCTGGAAGCCTGTCTGTGGGTCAGGAACTTCAGGCTCAAGAAAAGACTGCCTGGACCCTTCGCCTGGCCGGTGGTGGGCAATGCCATGCAGCTGGGCCAGATGCCTCACATCACCTTCGCAAAGCTCGCCAAAAAATACGGCAACGTGTACCAGATACGGCTGGGATGCAGCGACATTGTGGTTTTGAACGGAGACAGGGCGATACGTGAGGCTCTCGTACTGCACAGCACAGAGTTTGCAGGCAGACCAAACTTTGTCTCTTTTCAGGCTGTTTCAGGGGGGAAAAGTATGACTTTCACCAATTACAGCAAACAGTGGAAGATCCACAGGAAAATTGCTCAATCAACGATCAGAGCATTCTCCTCTGCCAACAGCCAGACCAAAAAGGCCTTTGAGCAGCAAATTGTGGCTGAAGCCACAGAGCTAGTTGAGATTTTCCTTAAAGTCAGTGCTCAGGGCCAGTATTTCAACCCCGGTCATGAGCTGACAGTTGCTGCAGCCAATGTGATTTGTGCCTTGTGCTTTGGAAAACGTTATGGACATGATGACGTTGAGTTCAGATCCTTGTTACAGAGGGTAGATAAGTTTGGAGAGACAGTAGGAGCTGGCAGCTTGGTAGATGTGATGCCATGGCTTCGGTCTTTCCCTAATCCAGTCCGCAGCATGTTTAATAACTTCACAGACTTGAATCATGAGTTTTTTGGGTTTATCCAGAACAAGGTCGATGAGCACAGAGAGACATTTGATCCAGAGGTAACGAGGGATATGAGTGATGCCATCATTGGCATGATTGATAAAGCTGACAGTGACAATGGCCTCACCAAAGGTCACACAGAGGCGACGGTGTCAGATCTGATAGGCGCAGGTTTAGATACCGTCTCTACCGCTCTTCACTGGATTCTCCTTCTGCTGGCTAAACACCCAGACATGCAAACTAAACTTCACGAGCTTATTGACAAAGTGGTTGGGCGGGACAGGTTGCCATCTGTCGAGGACAGAAGCAGTCTGACCTACCTGGACGCCTTCATCTACGAAACCATGCGCTTCACCAGCTTCGTCCCTATCACCATCCCCCACTGCACAACCTCAGACGTTACCATCGAAGGTCTTCACATCCCCAAAGACACAGTGGTCTTCATCAATCAGTGGTCCATTAATCACGACCCCCTGAAGTGGAAGGACCCACATATCTTTGACCCCTTGCGTTTTGTAGATAAAAAGGGCTCCCTTGACAAGGATCTCACCAACAATGTTATGATCTTCTCAGCAGGGAAGAGAAGATGTATCGGGAACCAGATTGCCAAAGTTGAgatatttttgttctttgcaATCCTACTCCACCAATGcagatttgaaaaatgtgataaTGATGAGCTGCCTTTAAACTGCTCCTATGGTTTAACACTAAAACCTTTAGACTATAAGATCACTGCCAAAGTCAGGGGACACTAA